Part of the Methylomonas sp. AM2-LC genome, ACGCGCCTGATTCGTTATTATGCTGTTGCGCGCAATGTACTCGACATCCCTAATCAACGCAGTTCTCACAGCACACCCACAGCTCGCGGTGGTGGTCTGGCTATAGTCTTGGTGTTTTATTCTGCTTGTGTGTATTTATTTTTAACCGCACAGATTAGTAGCGCGTGGTTTTATTCATTTAGTGCAACTCTTCTAGTCGCAGTTATTGGTTTTTGTGACGACCACACACCTATAGCTTCCCGTTGGCGTTTTTTGACTCACTTATGTAGTGCATTTTTAGCCTTGTATTTTTTTAATGGCTTACCTTTACTTTTGATACCCGAACCGTTTGCCAGTTTACTTGGTAGTAGTACCTTAATTATGGGTTGGTTGAGCTATATACCCCTAGTAATTGCACTTGTTTGGATATTAAATTTATTTAATTTCATGGATGGTACAGACGGAATTGCTGCCTCGGAAGCTGTTTTCGTTAGTGCCGCGCTTGCCGCTTATTTACTAAATATCGATACTTCATTATTCATGGTTTCAATCAGCTTAACCGCCGCAGCTTTGGGCTTTTTAATCTGGAACTGGCCAAAAGCCAGTATTTTCATGGGTGATGTCGGCAGCGGATTTCTTGGACTGGTATTGGGTATACTAA contains:
- a CDS encoding glycosyltransferase family 4 protein, whose product is MLIHFLFVFIISLLLTRLIRYYAVARNVLDIPNQRSSHSTPTARGGGLAIVLVFYSACVYLFLTAQISSAWFYSFSATLLVAVIGFCDDHTPIASRWRFLTHLCSAFLALYFFNGLPLLLIPEPFASLLGSSTLIMGWLSYIPLVIALVWILNLFNFMDGTDGIAASEAVFVSAALAAYLLNIDTSLFMVSISLTAAALGFLIWNWPKASIFMGDVGSGFLGLVLGILILLASQQLAVLLYCGLILFGLFIVDASYTLLVRIKTGQKWYSAHCSHTYQRVAKLHGHLTVLKMCWAINLLWLLPISWLVFLHPTAALLGIFIAYLPLFAIAHHFKAGQAASTHEI